Proteins from a genomic interval of Acetobacterium woodii DSM 1030:
- a CDS encoding ribosome maturation factor RimP, protein MKKVSKEVYLEELATPLVELLGYELVDVTFEKRGKDWCLTLFIDSESGITLDDCENVSRKISEMLDEKDPIEQSYFLEVSSPGINRPLKKEKHYLANINKNIEIHLFSPLAGKKDIDGVLKSYTEKELSMELATGEILTLENSKIAKANRLDELNFKTLPTAE, encoded by the coding sequence ATGAAAAAAGTGTCTAAAGAAGTTTATTTAGAAGAATTAGCAACTCCACTTGTAGAGCTGCTCGGCTATGAATTAGTCGATGTAACATTTGAAAAAAGAGGTAAGGATTGGTGCCTGACCTTATTTATTGATTCGGAAAGCGGAATCACATTGGATGATTGCGAAAACGTCAGTCGAAAAATTAGTGAAATGCTTGATGAAAAAGACCCTATCGAACAAAGTTATTTCTTAGAAGTATCTTCTCCAGGAATAAATCGACCATTAAAAAAAGAAAAACATTATTTAGCAAATATCAACAAAAATATTGAGATCCATCTTTTTTCACCGCTAGCAGGTAAAAAAGATATTGATGGCGTATTAAAATCTTATACTGAAAAAGAGCTTTCGATGGAATTAGCAACTGGTGAAATACTAACATTAGAAAATAGTAAAATCGCAAAAGCAAATCGATTGGATGAGTTGAATTTTAAAACTCTTCCAACCGCGGAATAA
- a CDS encoding DegV family protein: MTFEIVTDSSANLPDELIEKYNIHILSLLYLIDGEEYESYVKGNKTDLTEFYKRMRNKDVITTASMSSGSCRVLFEKILSKGKDLLYIGFSSALSATYQTGSLVLEEMKADYPNLTILSVDTLGASLGEGLLVTHAAKLRAEGQSIQVVYDWLIENRLHLCHWFTVDDLFFLMRGGRVSTSSAIMGTVFSIKPVMHMDDYGRLIPVSKARGRKNSLRFLLEEMEKTAINPENQTVYISHGDCLDDALYLAEKIKQKFGTKDILIHLIEPVIAAHCGPGTVALFFLGTKR; encoded by the coding sequence ATGACCTTTGAAATCGTAACCGATTCTTCAGCTAATCTACCAGATGAATTGATAGAAAAATATAACATCCATATCTTATCACTGTTATACCTTATTGATGGAGAAGAATATGAAAGTTATGTAAAAGGAAATAAAACCGACTTGACTGAGTTCTACAAACGTATGCGAAACAAAGATGTAATAACGACCGCTAGTATGAGTTCAGGTTCTTGTCGTGTTTTGTTTGAAAAAATTTTAAGCAAAGGCAAGGATCTTCTCTATATTGGTTTTTCTTCAGCACTCAGTGCAACCTATCAAACCGGAAGTCTAGTTTTGGAGGAAATGAAAGCTGATTATCCAAATTTAACAATCCTGTCTGTCGATACACTTGGGGCCTCTTTAGGTGAAGGTCTTTTGGTCACACATGCCGCTAAACTGAGAGCCGAAGGTCAATCAATTCAAGTTGTCTATGATTGGCTTATTGAAAACCGCTTGCATCTTTGTCATTGGTTTACGGTGGATGATTTGTTTTTTTTAATGCGTGGCGGAAGAGTTTCAACATCAAGTGCAATCATGGGTACCGTTTTTAGTATTAAACCAGTGATGCATATGGATGATTATGGACGATTGATTCCCGTTTCTAAGGCCCGTGGAAGAAAAAATTCACTCCGATTTTTACTTGAAGAAATGGAAAAGACTGCAATAAACCCCGAAAATCAAACGGTTTATATCTCACATGGCGATTGTTTAGATGATGCGCTTTACCTGGCTGAAAAAATCAAACAAAAATTTGGTACTAAAGATATCTTAATTCATTTAATCGAACCAGTGATTGCTGCCCATTGTGGACCCGGAACCGTTGCTTTATTTTTTCTCGGAACCAAAAGATAA
- the dprA gene encoding DNA-processing protein DprA, which produces MNDNIYWIWFLSLEKISTKQKNMLLEQFLSPEIIFLLNRQTLENTKILDKNKLDYFEHNKILKHAQDTLHFMDANNIHLITRNDQQFPEMLKNIYMPPLALFAKGDLSLLNAPIKIGIVGSRKPTISGAKYAKLFAKSLSAVGITIISGLATGIDGNSHWGSLSELGRTIGVLGTGIDICYPRENQKLFDLMTQKALVITEFNLGEKPLPHHFPLRNRIISGLSDGVLVIEARKKSGSLITVNHALDQGKDVYVIPGDISESSWAGGNHLLKEGAKLVTEPKDILEDYIVCDQLETTNEEKVIQLRKKPFTVDQQLLFELINKGYRTIDELVSYSNLPVNIVNSVLTMMEIEEIITIKYGNILLI; this is translated from the coding sequence TTGAACGATAATATTTATTGGATCTGGTTTTTAAGTCTCGAAAAAATTTCAACCAAACAGAAGAATATGCTTCTTGAACAATTTTTGTCACCTGAAATAATTTTTTTATTAAACCGCCAAACCCTTGAGAATACAAAAATTCTGGATAAAAATAAATTAGATTACTTTGAGCACAACAAAATTCTTAAACATGCCCAAGACACCTTGCATTTTATGGATGCTAATAATATTCACTTGATTACTCGAAATGATCAACAATTTCCAGAAATGCTTAAAAATATTTATATGCCGCCTTTGGCATTATTTGCCAAAGGCGATTTGTCTTTATTAAATGCACCCATTAAAATAGGCATTGTCGGTTCACGAAAGCCAACAATTTCCGGTGCAAAATATGCAAAATTATTTGCTAAATCTTTATCTGCGGTTGGCATCACCATTATTAGTGGTTTGGCAACCGGAATTGACGGAAACAGCCATTGGGGTAGTTTATCAGAACTTGGGCGTACTATTGGTGTCTTAGGAACTGGTATCGATATTTGTTATCCTCGTGAAAATCAAAAACTATTTGATTTGATGACGCAAAAAGCATTAGTTATTACTGAATTCAATCTGGGGGAAAAACCCCTTCCACATCACTTTCCCCTTAGAAATCGAATTATTAGTGGTCTTTCCGATGGTGTCTTAGTTATTGAGGCCCGAAAAAAAAGCGGCTCGCTAATTACTGTCAATCACGCATTGGATCAGGGAAAAGATGTTTATGTTATTCCAGGCGATATTAGCGAATCCAGTTGGGCTGGCGGAAACCATTTGTTAAAAGAAGGTGCAAAACTTGTAACTGAACCAAAAGATATCTTAGAAGACTATATCGTCTGCGATCAGTTAGAAACTACAAATGAAGAAAAGGTCATCCAATTAAGAAAAAAACCATTTACTGTTGATCAACAATTGTTGTTTGAATTAATTAATAAAGGCTACCGAACGATTGATGAACTGGTAAGCTATTCTAATTTACCGGTGAATATTGTTAATAGTGTATTGACAATGATGGAAATAGAAGAAATTATTACCATTAAATATGGAAATATCCTTTTAATTTAA
- the hslU gene encoding ATP-dependent protease ATPase subunit HslU, whose translation MKELTPKKIVTELNRYIIGQQAAKKAVAVALRNRYRRSLLPADLIDEFTPKNIILIGPTGVGKTEIARRMAKLIKAPFIKVEATKFTEVGYVGRDVESMVRDLVSTSIRNVQQEKMKEVYVEAEKNANKIILDVLVPSKKIKETLKTPFDIFMKPTPPSPPTQNELAGDTEKEQSKKEKREALSKELEAGALEDQMIEIEVDDDGSKTIGIMQGMNSDSMSFNMNDILGDFMPQKKKKKNVKISEARKILINQEAQKLIDMDQVNELGIQDAEQNGIIFIDEIDKIIGNGNNQGPDVSREGVQRDILPIVEGSTINTKYGPIKTDYILFIGAGAFHVSKIADMIPELQGRFPISVQLDSLTEEDFIEILTHTENSVIKQYQELIRTEDIDLIFEDEAIKYIAKIAYLQNEEDENIGARRLHTVMEKLLEEISFYASDYEQSEFTIDLNYAERIFHIADKHDNYQKYLL comes from the coding sequence ATGAAAGAATTAACACCTAAAAAAATAGTAACCGAATTAAACCGTTATATTATTGGTCAGCAAGCGGCAAAAAAGGCGGTCGCCGTCGCTCTGAGAAATCGCTATCGACGGTCATTGTTACCGGCAGATTTAATCGATGAATTTACACCTAAAAATATCATTCTAATAGGTCCAACGGGAGTCGGTAAAACTGAAATCGCCAGACGAATGGCAAAACTGATTAAAGCGCCGTTTATAAAAGTTGAAGCGACAAAATTTACCGAAGTCGGCTACGTCGGAAGAGATGTCGAATCGATGGTCCGTGATTTAGTCAGTACCTCGATTCGTAATGTTCAACAGGAAAAAATGAAAGAAGTTTATGTCGAAGCAGAAAAAAATGCCAATAAGATTATTTTAGATGTTTTAGTACCTTCTAAAAAGATAAAAGAAACCTTGAAAACGCCATTTGATATCTTCATGAAACCAACACCACCAAGCCCACCAACTCAAAATGAGTTAGCGGGTGATACCGAAAAAGAACAAAGCAAAAAAGAAAAACGGGAAGCCCTTTCAAAAGAACTGGAAGCTGGCGCTCTGGAAGATCAGATGATCGAAATCGAAGTGGACGATGATGGGTCAAAGACAATCGGGATCATGCAGGGAATGAACAGTGATAGTATGTCTTTTAATATGAATGATATTCTTGGCGATTTTATGCCTCAAAAAAAGAAAAAAAAGAATGTCAAAATTTCCGAAGCCAGGAAAATTTTAATTAATCAGGAAGCTCAAAAATTAATCGATATGGATCAGGTTAATGAATTAGGCATTCAAGACGCTGAGCAGAATGGGATTATATTCATTGATGAAATTGATAAAATTATTGGCAATGGCAATAATCAGGGCCCAGATGTTTCCCGCGAAGGTGTTCAACGCGATATCCTGCCTATTGTTGAAGGAAGTACCATCAATACAAAATATGGACCAATAAAAACTGATTATATTCTGTTTATTGGAGCTGGTGCTTTTCATGTGTCTAAGATTGCCGATATGATTCCTGAACTGCAAGGCCGCTTTCCAATTAGTGTTCAACTTGATAGTCTAACTGAAGAGGATTTTATCGAAATTCTTACGCACACCGAAAATTCAGTAATTAAGCAATATCAGGAACTGATTCGTACTGAGGACATTGATTTGATTTTCGAGGATGAAGCGATAAAATATATTGCTAAAATCGCTTACCTTCAAAATGAAGAAGATGAGAATATTGGCGCCCGACGGCTCCATACGGTAATGGAAAAATTGCTCGAAGAAATCTCGTTTTATGCATCAGATTATGAACAAAGTGAATTCACAATTGATCTGAATTACGCCGAACGAATTTTTCATATAGCGGATAAACACGACAATTATCAAAAATATTTACTTTAA
- the pyrH gene encoding UMP kinase: MFLKPKYKRVIIKLSGEALAGSAGHGIDTPTVQAICSQIKEVFDLGVEIAIVVGGGNFWRGRSGEGMDKSTADYMGMLATCINALGLQDVLEEMEVPVRVQTAIEMKQIAEPYIRRKAVRHLEKRRVVIFACGTGNPFFTTDTTAALRAAEIDAEIILLAKSIDAVYDSDPLTNSEAIRYSELSYIDVLNQGLKVMDSTATSLCMDNHIPILVFGLNEPKNILRAIMGEKIGTIIQEV; this comes from the coding sequence ATGTTTTTGAAACCAAAATATAAACGTGTCATTATAAAATTAAGCGGTGAAGCTTTAGCCGGTTCTGCGGGTCATGGCATTGATACACCAACGGTGCAAGCAATATGTAGTCAAATCAAAGAGGTTTTTGATCTGGGTGTAGAAATCGCTATTGTTGTTGGTGGTGGTAATTTTTGGCGGGGACGTAGCGGTGAAGGAATGGATAAATCCACAGCCGACTATATGGGCATGCTTGCCACCTGCATTAACGCTCTAGGCTTACAGGATGTCCTTGAAGAAATGGAAGTACCCGTACGTGTCCAAACGGCAATTGAAATGAAACAAATTGCAGAACCCTATATTCGACGGAAAGCCGTTCGTCATCTTGAAAAACGAAGAGTTGTCATTTTTGCTTGTGGCACTGGAAATCCCTTTTTCACAACTGATACAACAGCTGCCCTTCGGGCTGCCGAAATTGACGCCGAAATCATCCTTTTAGCAAAAAGTATTGATGCCGTATATGATTCTGATCCACTGACAAATTCAGAAGCAATACGCTATTCTGAATTATCATATATTGATGTATTGAACCAAGGTTTAAAAGTTATGGATTCAACGGCAACGTCATTATGTATGGATAATCACATTCCTATTCTTGTGTTTGGTTTAAATGAACCGAAAAATATTTTACGTGCGATAATGGGCGAAAAAATCGGAACAATTATTCAGGAGGTATAG
- the tsf gene encoding translation elongation factor Ts: MDAKLVKELRAKSGAGMMDCKKALVETDGNIEDAMIVLREKGLAATNKKAGRVAAEGIVESYIHMGGKIGVLVEVNCETDFVAKNEGFKTFVKDVAMHIAAANPLYVTKEEVPSEELEKEKEILRAQALNEGKPEKIVDKMVEGRVSKYYKEICLMEQPFVKNPDLTIEDLVKEQIMTIGENVKIRRFARFQMGEGLEKKEENFADEVAKQLNA, encoded by the coding sequence GTGGACGCAAAATTAGTAAAAGAATTAAGAGCTAAAAGTGGTGCCGGCATGATGGACTGCAAAAAAGCCTTAGTTGAAACAGATGGAAATATTGAAGATGCAATGATCGTTTTAAGAGAAAAAGGACTTGCCGCAACAAACAAAAAAGCCGGACGTGTTGCAGCTGAAGGAATTGTTGAGTCTTATATACATATGGGTGGAAAAATTGGTGTTCTCGTTGAAGTAAACTGCGAAACTGATTTTGTTGCTAAAAATGAAGGATTTAAAACCTTTGTCAAAGATGTTGCTATGCATATCGCTGCCGCAAATCCTTTATATGTAACTAAAGAAGAAGTTCCTTCTGAAGAACTTGAAAAAGAAAAAGAAATTCTTCGGGCCCAGGCATTAAATGAAGGCAAACCAGAAAAAATTGTCGATAAAATGGTCGAAGGCCGTGTGAGTAAGTATTATAAAGAAATTTGTCTGATGGAACAACCTTTTGTAAAAAATCCTGATTTGACAATCGAAGACTTGGTCAAAGAACAAATCATGACCATTGGTGAAAATGTTAAGATCAGACGATTTGCACGATTCCAAATGGGTGAAGGTTTAGAGAAAAAAGAAGAAAACTTTGCTGATGAAGTAGCAAAGCAACTGAACGCTTAA
- the rnpM gene encoding RNase P modulator RnpM, protein MKKIPQRTCVICHSKFDKRDLFRIVSDKSGEIFFDPTGKANGRGAYVCRSEACKEQFLNKNYLERAFKRKVESDVVELVRQQLSEKTNMK, encoded by the coding sequence ATGAAAAAAATTCCGCAGAGAACCTGTGTTATCTGCCATTCAAAATTTGATAAGCGTGACTTATTCAGGATTGTATCAGATAAATCTGGTGAAATTTTTTTCGATCCTACAGGAAAAGCGAATGGACGTGGAGCGTACGTATGCAGATCTGAAGCGTGTAAGGAGCAATTTTTGAACAAAAATTACCTGGAACGGGCATTTAAAAGAAAAGTAGAAAGTGATGTTGTCGAGCTTGTTCGGCAACAACTGTCAGAGAAAACAAACATGAAATAA
- the nusA gene encoding transcription termination factor NusA codes for MNAEFIRALDVIQEEKSIDKEELIQAIEAAITTAYKKNYGNAHNVEINIDREKGDIQVFALKEIVEFPENDHSQISLEKAREFDSNYQVGDFFRKEVRPRDFGRIAAQNAKQLIIQRIKEAERNIIYNDYLERQDEVLTGIIKRIEKGIVYVEVGKLEAVMLPSEQTTGENYQLNQRLKVYLLMVKKTTKGPQVNVSRTHPGLVKRLFESEVPEIFDGIVDIVSISREAGSRTKVAVKANEPSIDPVGACVGQKGVRVQNIINELQGEKIDVIKWSDNVEEYLANALSPAKVVEIIPNKDDKTAIAIVDDYQLSLAIGKEGQNVRLAAKLTGWKIDIKSKIDYVNQHQIKNQETSANQDDILLELKEELELADESIFEDECLHDDELNFEN; via the coding sequence ATGAATGCAGAGTTTATACGCGCTCTCGATGTAATTCAAGAAGAAAAGTCCATTGATAAAGAAGAACTAATTCAAGCTATTGAAGCTGCCATTACAACAGCTTACAAAAAAAACTATGGTAATGCTCATAATGTTGAGATCAACATTGACCGTGAAAAAGGAGATATTCAAGTTTTTGCATTAAAAGAGATTGTCGAATTCCCGGAAAATGATCACAGCCAGATTTCTCTTGAGAAAGCCAGGGAATTTGACAGTAACTACCAGGTTGGCGATTTCTTCCGGAAAGAAGTAAGACCACGTGATTTTGGAAGAATTGCGGCACAAAATGCCAAGCAATTAATTATTCAAAGAATTAAAGAAGCAGAGCGAAACATTATCTATAACGATTATCTGGAACGTCAAGACGAGGTGTTAACGGGAATTATAAAGCGAATAGAAAAAGGCATTGTTTATGTCGAAGTAGGAAAATTGGAAGCAGTCATGTTGCCATCTGAGCAGACTACTGGTGAAAATTACCAACTCAACCAACGTTTAAAAGTCTATTTGTTAATGGTCAAAAAAACGACAAAAGGTCCTCAGGTTAATGTCTCGCGAACGCATCCAGGACTAGTAAAACGTTTGTTTGAGTCTGAGGTCCCGGAAATTTTTGATGGTATTGTTGATATCGTGTCTATTTCCAGAGAAGCTGGCTCGCGAACAAAAGTTGCCGTTAAAGCCAACGAACCAAGCATTGATCCAGTCGGTGCTTGTGTCGGACAAAAGGGAGTCCGCGTCCAGAATATTATCAATGAACTTCAAGGTGAAAAAATTGATGTCATTAAATGGAGTGATAATGTTGAAGAATATTTGGCAAATGCTTTAAGTCCTGCTAAAGTTGTTGAAATTATACCAAACAAAGATGATAAAACAGCAATTGCCATTGTTGATGATTATCAATTATCTTTAGCAATTGGAAAAGAAGGACAAAATGTGCGATTAGCAGCTAAATTAACTGGTTGGAAAATTGACATTAAGAGTAAAATTGATTATGTTAACCAGCACCAAATAAAAAATCAAGAAACGAGTGCTAACCAAGATGATATTTTACTTGAGTTAAAAGAAGAACTGGAACTGGCTGATGAATCAATTTTTGAAGATGAATGTCTTCATGATGATGAACTTAATTTTGAAAATTAA
- the rpsB gene encoding 30S ribosomal protein S2, which produces MACVSMKQLLEAGVHFGHQTRRWNPKMAPYIFTERNGIYIIDLQQTVKRIEKAYSFVKELSENGEEILFVGTKKQAQTSIEREAKRSGSYCVNHRWLGGTLTNFGTISKRIDRLNELEQMEEDGTFALLPKKEVIKLKRQREKLQKFLGGIKDMKGVPGAIFVIDTKKERIAIAEAKKLGIPIIGIVDTNCDPDEIDYIIPGNDDAIRAVALILSVISDAIIEGRQGEQVDEEIEVAPVAVVEEVIEEVVEIAEVTEAE; this is translated from the coding sequence ATGGCATGTGTTTCAATGAAACAATTATTAGAAGCAGGGGTGCATTTTGGTCACCAGACAAGAAGATGGAATCCCAAAATGGCTCCATACATTTTTACCGAAAGAAATGGTATTTATATCATTGACTTACAGCAAACTGTAAAGAGAATTGAAAAAGCATATAGTTTCGTCAAAGAACTATCTGAAAACGGAGAAGAAATTCTTTTTGTCGGAACCAAAAAACAAGCTCAAACAAGTATTGAAAGAGAAGCCAAACGTAGTGGAAGCTATTGTGTTAACCATCGCTGGTTAGGTGGAACTTTAACAAACTTTGGTACGATCAGTAAACGAATTGATCGTTTAAACGAACTTGAACAAATGGAAGAAGATGGTACGTTTGCACTTTTACCCAAAAAAGAAGTAATCAAACTTAAACGTCAACGTGAAAAATTGCAAAAATTCTTAGGCGGCATCAAAGACATGAAGGGTGTTCCGGGCGCAATTTTCGTAATTGATACTAAAAAAGAAAGAATTGCGATTGCTGAAGCTAAAAAACTAGGCATTCCTATTATTGGAATCGTAGATACCAACTGTGATCCTGACGAAATTGATTATATCATTCCTGGAAATGATGATGCGATTCGTGCGGTTGCTTTAATTTTATCGGTTATTTCTGATGCAATTATTGAAGGACGTCAGGGTGAACAAGTCGATGAAGAAATCGAAGTAGCACCGGTAGCTGTCGTTGAAGAAGTTATTGAAGAAGTTGTCGAAATTGCTGAAGTTACTGAAGCAGAATAG
- the topA gene encoding type I DNA topoisomerase — protein sequence MIKTLVIVESPAKAKTIKKYLPKGFEVEATMGHVIDLPKSRIGINIENNFAPEYIKIRGKAALLKSLKSAAKKADQVYLATDPDREGEAISWHMANFLEIDLTTKCRIEFHEVTKKAVNAAIENKREIDIDLVNSQQARRILDRLVGYSLSPFLWKKVKKGLSGGRVQSVVTRIIVDREEEIEAFIPEEYWNLELLLKKTDDPIEFISKFYSEDGKKKTITIAEEAQRLEKIVDANAIIVDKVKKRIRYQKPPVPFTTSTLQQEAYKVLGYTTQRTMRLAQQLYEGVEIKGSGLTGLITYLRTDSTRIADEAVLESKAYIKQHFGDEYLGSEKKVGKKKNVQDAHEAIRPSSIMLTPEKAKESLEPDQYRLYKLIWERLLCSQMSDAQYYVTDVDIACNNLIFKTKGETQKFDGFTRVNRNPNKSEDSILPELSVGDDLIRLKTTKEQKYTKPPARYTEASLVKILEEKGIGRPSTYAPTIATIKNRDYVEVIEKHFKPTELGVTVTHLMKEYFSDVVNISFTADMEDRLDSVSEGKTDWVELLRNFYGDFEKALTNAQEKAEAVTIADPESDEDCELCGRRMVIKKGKYGRFLACPGFPECKNTKPFFEKTGGICSLCGGDIVKRTSKTGRTFYSCNNYPDCDYMNWDMPIPEKCPVCGSTLFQKGLGKRKSIYCDKKDCGYKAAPKE from the coding sequence ATGATCAAAACATTGGTTATTGTTGAGTCACCCGCAAAAGCAAAAACAATAAAAAAATATTTGCCAAAAGGTTTCGAAGTTGAAGCAACGATGGGCCACGTAATCGATCTGCCTAAAAGTCGAATTGGCATTAATATAGAAAATAATTTTGCCCCCGAATATATAAAAATTCGTGGCAAAGCAGCACTCTTAAAAAGCTTAAAAAGTGCGGCTAAAAAAGCTGATCAAGTCTATTTAGCAACTGACCCTGATCGTGAAGGAGAAGCAATTTCCTGGCATATGGCTAACTTTTTAGAAATTGATTTAACTACTAAATGTCGAATTGAATTTCATGAAGTTACCAAAAAAGCAGTTAACGCCGCTATTGAAAATAAAAGAGAAATTGATATCGACTTGGTCAATTCCCAACAGGCACGACGTATTTTGGATCGACTAGTTGGTTATTCACTGAGTCCTTTTTTATGGAAAAAAGTTAAAAAAGGATTAAGTGGTGGTCGCGTTCAATCAGTGGTAACTCGGATAATTGTTGATCGAGAAGAAGAAATCGAAGCATTCATCCCAGAAGAATATTGGAATTTAGAATTATTATTAAAAAAAACCGATGATCCCATCGAATTTATTTCAAAATTTTACTCTGAAGATGGTAAGAAAAAAACAATCACGATCGCAGAAGAAGCTCAAAGACTTGAAAAAATTGTTGATGCTAACGCAATTATTGTCGATAAAGTAAAAAAGCGAATTCGCTATCAAAAACCACCCGTGCCTTTTACAACAAGCACATTGCAACAGGAAGCCTATAAAGTCCTTGGTTATACTACCCAACGGACTATGCGTCTAGCTCAACAACTTTATGAGGGAGTCGAAATCAAGGGCAGTGGATTAACCGGTTTAATTACTTATCTGAGAACCGATTCGACACGTATTGCCGATGAAGCAGTATTAGAGAGCAAAGCATATATTAAACAACATTTTGGTGATGAATACTTAGGGAGCGAAAAAAAAGTTGGGAAAAAGAAAAATGTGCAAGATGCTCATGAAGCAATTCGTCCCTCGTCTATTATGTTAACCCCTGAAAAGGCCAAAGAATCATTGGAACCCGATCAATATCGATTATACAAACTGATCTGGGAAAGATTACTATGTAGTCAAATGTCTGATGCCCAGTATTATGTGACTGATGTGGACATTGCCTGTAATAATCTAATTTTTAAAACAAAAGGGGAAACTCAAAAATTTGATGGTTTTACTCGCGTGAATAGAAACCCGAATAAAAGTGAAGATAGTATCTTACCTGAATTGTCTGTTGGTGATGATCTCATTCGATTAAAAACAACCAAAGAACAAAAATACACAAAACCGCCTGCCCGTTACACCGAAGCATCTCTCGTTAAAATATTAGAAGAAAAGGGTATTGGAAGACCGAGTACATATGCCCCGACAATTGCGACGATTAAAAATCGTGATTATGTTGAAGTCATTGAAAAACATTTTAAACCGACTGAACTTGGCGTCACCGTTACGCACTTAATGAAAGAATATTTCAGTGATGTTGTTAATATTTCTTTTACCGCAGATATGGAAGATCGTCTTGATTCTGTCTCAGAAGGAAAAACTGATTGGGTTGAACTGCTGCGAAACTTTTATGGTGATTTCGAAAAAGCACTAACAAATGCCCAAGAAAAAGCTGAAGCGGTAACCATTGCTGATCCTGAATCTGACGAAGATTGTGAGTTATGCGGCCGCAGAATGGTCATAAAAAAAGGTAAGTATGGTCGATTCCTAGCCTGTCCTGGTTTTCCAGAATGTAAAAACACCAAACCATTTTTTGAAAAAACCGGTGGTATTTGTTCGTTATGTGGCGGCGATATTGTTAAACGAACTTCCAAAACGGGACGAACCTTCTATTCATGTAATAATTATCCGGATTGTGACTATATGAATTGGGACATGCCGATCCCAGAAAAATGTCCGGTTTGTGGATCGACACTGTTTCAAAAAGGATTGGGAAAACGAAAATCGATTTATTGTGATAAAAAAGATTGTGGTTATAAAGCAGCACCAAAAGAATAA
- the frr gene encoding ribosome recycling factor: MVNEIKSATNEKMEKALKNLNESLGSLRAGRANPRILDKVLVDYYGSPTGLNQLANISTPEARMIVIQPYDATAIPAIEKSILKSDLGFNPSNDGKIIRLLIPQLTEERRKELVKLVKKYGEECKVAMRNIRRHAIQDLKDSQKEGLITEDDLKQGEKEIQKVTDDEIKNIELILKDKETEILEV, from the coding sequence ATGGTAAATGAGATTAAGTCAGCTACAAATGAAAAAATGGAAAAAGCATTAAAGAATCTTAATGAAAGCTTGGGAAGTTTGCGTGCTGGAAGAGCAAACCCACGAATATTAGATAAAGTACTGGTTGATTATTATGGTTCACCGACCGGATTAAATCAATTGGCGAATATTAGTACTCCAGAAGCCCGTATGATCGTGATACAACCATACGATGCGACTGCGATACCGGCAATCGAAAAAAGTATCTTAAAATCGGATTTAGGCTTTAATCCATCTAACGATGGTAAAATAATTCGCCTCCTCATACCTCAACTGACTGAAGAACGACGAAAAGAATTGGTTAAACTTGTTAAAAAATATGGTGAAGAATGTAAAGTAGCCATGCGAAATATTCGACGTCACGCCATTCAGGACTTAAAAGACAGCCAAAAAGAGGGTCTGATTACCGAAGATGACTTGAAGCAAGGTGAAAAAGAAATTCAGAAGGTTACGGACGATGAGATTAAAAACATTGAATTAATTCTAAAAGATAAAGAAACCGAGATTTTAGAAGTTTAA
- the hslV gene encoding ATP-dependent protease subunit HslV codes for MFHATTIVGIRHNGEVAIAGDGQVTMGEKTIMKNNATKIRRIYNDKILVGFAGSVADAFTLCEKFEHKVEQYNGNLKRSAVELAKEWRSDKILRKLEALLIVMDESETLVLSGNGEVIEPDDDVAAIGSGGSYALAAARALKDHSNLTAKEMVYESLKIASDICVFTNNNISVEVL; via the coding sequence ATGTTTCATGCAACAACCATTGTTGGAATACGGCATAATGGGGAAGTCGCCATCGCGGGAGATGGCCAGGTAACCATGGGTGAAAAAACAATTATGAAAAATAACGCAACAAAAATACGACGAATATATAATGATAAAATTTTAGTTGGTTTTGCCGGTTCAGTTGCCGACGCGTTTACTCTTTGTGAAAAATTTGAACACAAGGTTGAACAATATAATGGAAATTTAAAGCGCTCGGCCGTTGAACTCGCTAAAGAATGGCGTTCAGACAAAATTTTAAGAAAGTTAGAAGCACTGCTTATCGTGATGGATGAATCAGAAACGCTTGTTTTATCGGGAAATGGTGAAGTCATTGAACCTGATGATGATGTCGCCGCTATTGGATCTGGCGGATCTTATGCATTAGCAGCAGCACGGGCGTTAAAAGATCATTCGAACCTTACCGCTAAGGAAATGGTTTATGAATCCTTAAAAATAGCATCGGATATTTGCGTATTTACAAATAATAATATTTCGGTCGAAGTATTATAG